In Harpia harpyja isolate bHarHar1 chromosome W, bHarHar1 primary haplotype, whole genome shotgun sequence, the sequence AGAAATCAATTTGCTTTGGAAGGTCATGCTGTTGTGCTGGTTGTCCTCTGACTTCAGAGCTGATGAAGCCAAAACTTTGTCTGTTGGAGAAGCAAAGGTGCCTTTTGCTACTCTGGGGTTGTTTGTTGACTCCACattgtggggcttttttgtttgactgttttgtttgtggttgtgttttgggtttttttaataacaccactcttttaatttctttctagtcCTGGTAGACAGAATGTCTATAGAATAAGTGGCCCACACACCAGAACTTTCCATGAACCATTTGGTCATACCATCTGAGGTGGAGGTGAATGAAGAGCCAGCAAATGAAGATATGAATGAATCAGTGGAAGCTGACTTGGAGCACTCACAGGTAGAAGAGGAACAACGGTCTGTGATCTGCTATTCaaggcacagaaacagcaacCAAGGGGTACCGTCTGGGCAGGAAGAAGAAGGGATGCTAGCTCGATCAGCCAGCACTGAGAGTGATTTCCACTATCACATGGACATGGTGGAAGGGGATGTTATAGCCACAGCAGAGGATGGCTATGATGTAGATATAGTACAGGGGAATGAGGATGAGAGTACATATGCAATGCAGTACAGGCCTGAGTCTGAGGAGTACACAGAAAATGCTGAAGCAGAGCACACTGAGACTGTTCATAATCGAACACTGCCTGATCATGTACATTTCTACTCCACTGAACATGAGGAAGCCATGAATGCAGCATACTCAGGTTATGTCTACGCTCATGAGCCCCTCCACCAAGGAGAGGATGAGCGGTATGCTGAGCCCTATGCTGACTATAGGCAGCAGGAGCATGTGTATGAGGAGATAGGGGATGTGCTGGACCTTGATGTTAGGGAGGGGCTTCAGCTCTATGAGTGGGAAAGGGAGGAAGCTGACAACTATCGCAAGGAAGCTCTTGGTGCCCGCCTTCACCATTATGATGAACGATCTGATGGAGAGTCGGACAGCCCTGAGAAAGAGGCAGAGTTTGCTCCATATCCAAGAATGGACAGCTATGAAAAAGAGGAAGATATTGATCAGATTGTGGCAGAGGTGAAACAGAGTATGAGCTCTCAGAGCTTCGGCAAGGCTGCTGAAGATATGCTAGAGGCAGAGCAGAGCTTGGAGCATGCTCATGCTCTCCCTGGCAGGGGGCATGAAAGCAATGGTCAACTGTCACCTGGCTCTAGGGCCACAGCCAACTCAGGAGAGTCAGTACAGaggtgcagaaaggaaaaaagggatgcAATATCACTGGCCATCAAAGATATTAAAGAAGCTATTGAGGAAGTGAAGACAAGGACTGTTCGTTCTCCTTATACC encodes:
- the LOC128136228 gene encoding amyloid-beta A4 precursor protein-binding family A member 1-like isoform X4, translating into MNHLVIPSEVEVNEEPANEDMNESVEADLEHSQVEEEQRSVICYSRHRNSNQGVPSGQEEEGMLARSASTESDFHYHMDMVEGDVIATAEDGYDVDIVQGNEDESTYAMQYRPESEEYTENAEAEHTETVHNRTLPDHVHFYSTEHEEAMNAAYSGYVYAHEPLHQGEDERYAEPYADYRQQEHVYEEIGDVLDLDVREGLQLYEWEREEADNYRKEALGARLHHYDERSDGESDSPEKEAEFAPYPRMDSYEKEEDIDQIVAEVKQSMSSQSFGKAAEDMLEAEQSLEHAHALPGRGHESNGQLSPGSRATANSGESVQRCRKEKRDAISLAIKDIKEAIEEVKTRTVRSPYTPDEPKEPIWVMRQDISPTRDCADQRPLDGDSLSPDSSSPWGAEPSRQHHQDVCSTAETSTNKESGKSLASFPTYVEVPGPCDPEDLIDGIIFAANYLGSTQLLSDKTPSKNVRMMQAQEAVSRIKMAQKLAKGRKKAPEGESQPMTEVDLFISTQRIKVLNADTQETMMDHPLRTISYIADIGNIVVLMARRRMPQSNSRDNVEASHPSQDGKRQYKMICHVFESEDGLKNQAQVKLNVVRCPPVTTVLIRRPDLRYQLGFSVQNGIICSLMRGGIAERGGVRVGHRIIEINGQSVVATPHEKTVHILSNAVGEIHMKTMPAAMYRLLTAQEQPVYI